A DNA window from uncultured Methanoregula sp. contains the following coding sequences:
- a CDS encoding carboxymuconolactone decarboxylase family protein: MKDENRKVVEELLSRADAISDDILEDTQKMLGSMPFILPVLRERPEYFAISSLADEMICRPAHLSPKIVELVSLAAAASAGAEYCMNVHIRAAVKEGATRDEIYDTILIAALIGKTRVLGPALREFCDAFPTEPKDRQK, from the coding sequence ATGAAAGACGAGAACCGGAAAGTTGTTGAGGAACTTCTCTCCCGTGCCGATGCCATCAGCGACGATATTCTTGAAGATACCCAGAAAATGCTGGGCAGTATGCCGTTCATCCTGCCGGTCCTGCGGGAACGGCCGGAGTACTTCGCGATCTCATCCCTTGCCGATGAGATGATCTGCCGGCCTGCCCATCTGTCACCAAAGATCGTGGAACTCGTCTCCCTGGCAGCCGCTGCCAGCGCAGGTGCGGAATATTGCATGAACGTGCATATCCGTGCTGCCGTAAAGGAAGGGGCAACCCGGGACGAAATCTATGATACGATCCTGATAGCAGCGCTCATCGGCAAGACCCGGGTGCTTGGCCCGGCCCTCCGCGAATTCTGCGATGCATTTCCGACAGAACCGAAGGATCGGCAGAAATAG
- a CDS encoding ABC transporter ATP-binding protein has protein sequence MDPVLTLETVSRTFSTNEGTCPALAGVSFEAHKNEILCIMGPSGCGKTTLLRIIARLDKEDSGSIRISGEDNRYQAQTAMVFQDHSLFPWLTIHDNIVYGLRLGSQKQSEEEIKKRAERLLVLTRLESFAGSYPHQLSGGMKQRVSVARALAVSPRILLLDEPFSALDPFTRRELEDEILRIRAAAHESGNDITILLVTHNPEEAVYLGDRIIVLSDRPGRIRDIVSIDLPHPRNVADPGFLEVREHVAGLVKR, from the coding sequence ATGGATCCTGTTCTCACGCTTGAAACAGTCTCGCGGACATTCAGCACAAATGAAGGTACCTGCCCGGCCCTTGCCGGTGTCTCTTTTGAGGCCCACAAAAACGAGATTCTCTGCATCATGGGACCCTCCGGGTGCGGGAAGACCACGCTCCTCCGGATCATTGCACGGCTCGATAAGGAGGACAGCGGATCGATCCGGATATCGGGAGAGGACAACCGGTACCAGGCTCAGACGGCCATGGTCTTCCAGGATCACTCCCTCTTCCCCTGGCTGACCATTCACGATAACATCGTGTACGGACTCCGGCTTGGATCGCAAAAACAGTCCGAAGAAGAGATCAAAAAGAGGGCAGAACGTCTGCTGGTTCTCACCCGTCTTGAATCCTTCGCCGGTTCCTACCCGCACCAGCTCTCGGGGGGTATGAAGCAGCGGGTGTCCGTTGCCCGGGCGCTTGCCGTCAGCCCCCGGATCCTGCTGCTGGATGAGCCGTTCAGTGCCCTCGATCCGTTCACGCGCCGGGAACTGGAGGACGAGATTCTCAGGATCCGTGCTGCTGCCCACGAGAGCGGGAACGATATCACCATCCTGCTCGTCACGCATAACCCGGAAGAAGCGGTGTACCTTGGCGACCGGATCATTGTCCTGTCCGACCGGCCGGGCAGGATCCGCGATATTGTCAGCATCGATCTCCCGCACCCGCGGAATGTGGCAGATCCCGGGTTCCTTGAAGTCCGGGAACATGTAGCCGGACTTGTCAAACGGTGA
- a CDS encoding DUF1622 domain-containing protein → MEVPAISGVISFCAFLLGIAGAALIIYGGFRAVIRVVLLEVKKASFTYNQIRRDFTDKIVFGLEFLIAADILATLLSPTEQDLINLAVVVVIRTILGYFLSKEAAEFKLQ, encoded by the coding sequence ATGGAAGTTCCGGCAATTTCCGGGGTTATCAGTTTCTGCGCATTCCTTCTGGGGATTGCCGGGGCGGCGCTCATCATCTACGGGGGGTTCCGGGCGGTAATCCGGGTAGTTCTCCTCGAAGTGAAAAAGGCATCCTTCACCTACAACCAGATCCGGCGGGACTTTACCGACAAAATTGTCTTCGGTCTCGAATTCCTCATCGCAGCTGATATCCTCGCCACCCTCCTCTCCCCCACCGAGCAGGATCTCATCAATCTTGCCGTGGTCGTGGTCATCCGGACGATCCTTGGCTATTTCCTCTCAAAAGAGGCTGCGGAGTTCAAACTCCAGTAA
- a CDS encoding PAS domain S-box protein produces the protein MSNVLYVDDEPALLDVGKEFLEMSGQLCVETAITVKDALDKIQFKKFDAIISDYQMPDMSGIEFLRHIRSKNHDIPFILFTGRGREEIVIEALNCGADFYLQKGGEQKSQFAELEHKINNAIDRKRTHDALKESEQRVLDIINFLPDATFAVNLENQVIAWNRTIEEMTGIPRDAILGTSDYSYSVPFYGEKRPILIDLVLNKDKNIEKQYPYLKKTGDKILTEIWSSNLYSGKGAHIGIIASPLYDTSGNIIGAIETIRDVTDKKEAEEKLKRKNDELHAAYEQLTATEEELRANYEELSRSEEDLRLSEERYRSVVEDQTEFICRFTPDGRLTFVNDAYCRYFGLDKGTCFGKAHTVVLPPEDLQLMKRHLSAFTPKNPTSIIEHRIIMPSGEVRWQRWSDRAIFDKDGRIIEYQSVGRDTTEKNEAEEKLKRKNDELHAAYEQLTATEEELRANYEELSRSEEDLRLSEERYRSVVEDQTEFICRFTPDGRLTFVNDAYCRYFGLDKEACIGQRHTVVIPPEDLSQMKQHLSAISPENPVNLFEHRIIMPSGEVRWQRWSDRAIFDRDGRITEYQSVGRDTTEKKEAEENLARKNEELHAAYEQLTATEEELRANYEELSRSEQELRLSEERYRNVVEDQTEFICRFTPDGTHLFVNEAYCRYFGKKREDIIGHSFMPDVPPEDRSLLKAHFASFNPNHPVHSVEHRIIMPSGEVRWQQWSERAVYNEMGVVTEYQSVGRDITSRKRTEFALSEANIKLNLLSSITRHDVLNQLTVLQGYCGLVEGKITDSLTRGWIERAIQASEVIRSQILFTQQYQDLGMQKPLWQDISLTAMIICQNNGFSQVFIDENLAGVEIFADPLLKTVFYHLFENAVMHGNKMTRITVQGKTTPSGFTLIVEDDGDGIRHDDKKTIFQKGYGKHTGLGLYLVREVLMITGLTIEETGEPGEGARFEIRVPADMYRGSLKTRQ, from the coding sequence ATGTCAAACGTGCTTTATGTTGACGATGAGCCCGCTCTTCTGGACGTTGGTAAAGAATTTCTTGAAATGTCGGGACAACTCTGCGTTGAAACAGCAATTACGGTAAAAGATGCACTTGACAAAATTCAATTCAAAAAGTTCGATGCGATCATATCAGATTACCAGATGCCCGATATGTCCGGCATCGAGTTTCTCCGTCATATCCGTTCGAAAAACCATGACATTCCGTTTATTCTGTTCACCGGCAGGGGTCGGGAAGAAATTGTTATCGAGGCATTGAACTGCGGTGCCGATTTTTACCTCCAGAAGGGAGGAGAGCAGAAATCCCAGTTTGCCGAACTCGAACATAAAATCAACAATGCCATCGATCGGAAACGAACCCACGATGCATTAAAGGAATCGGAGCAGCGGGTGCTGGACATCATCAATTTCCTGCCCGATGCAACGTTTGCGGTAAATCTCGAGAACCAGGTTATTGCATGGAACAGGACGATCGAAGAGATGACCGGAATACCCAGGGATGCGATCCTTGGAACCAGTGATTATTCCTATTCTGTCCCGTTTTATGGGGAAAAACGCCCTATTCTGATAGATCTGGTTCTGAATAAAGACAAGAATATTGAAAAACAGTATCCGTATCTGAAAAAAACCGGGGATAAGATCCTCACCGAAATATGGAGTTCGAATCTGTATAGCGGTAAGGGGGCCCATATCGGGATCATTGCATCCCCGCTCTATGATACCAGCGGGAATATTATCGGAGCGATCGAGACTATCCGCGATGTCACCGATAAGAAAGAAGCCGAGGAGAAACTGAAACGCAAGAATGATGAGCTGCATGCAGCCTACGAGCAGCTGACAGCAACCGAAGAGGAACTGCGGGCAAATTATGAAGAGCTCAGCCGAAGCGAGGAAGATCTCCGGCTTAGCGAGGAGCGGTACCGGAGCGTTGTAGAGGACCAGACGGAATTCATCTGCCGTTTTACTCCGGATGGCAGACTTACGTTCGTCAACGATGCCTACTGCCGTTACTTCGGCCTTGATAAAGGGACCTGTTTTGGGAAGGCCCATACGGTAGTTCTGCCACCTGAGGATCTTCAGCTGATGAAACGGCATTTATCGGCATTCACTCCAAAGAATCCTACCAGTATTATCGAACATCGTATCATCATGCCGTCCGGTGAAGTGCGGTGGCAGCGCTGGAGCGATCGGGCGATCTTCGACAAGGACGGCCGTATCATAGAATACCAGTCTGTCGGGAGGGACACGACAGAAAAAAATGAAGCCGAGGAGAAACTGAAACGCAAGAATGATGAGCTGCATGCAGCCTACGAGCAGCTGACAGCAACCGAAGAAGAACTGCGGGCAAACTATGAAGAGCTCAGCCGAAGCGAGGAAGATCTCCGGCTCAGCGAGGAGCGGTACCGGAGTGTTGTGGAGGACCAGACGGAATTCATCTGCCGTTTTACCCCGGATGGCAGACTTACGTTCGTCAATGATGCCTATTGCCGTTACTTTGGCCTTGATAAGGAGGCCTGCATCGGTCAGAGGCACACGGTAGTAATCCCTCCTGAAGACCTGTCACAGATGAAACAGCATCTGTCAGCGATCTCTCCGGAAAACCCGGTCAATCTCTTCGAACATCGTATCATCATGCCGTCCGGTGAAGTGCGGTGGCAGCGCTGGAGCGATCGTGCGATCTTCGACAGGGACGGTCGTATCACAGAATACCAGTCCGTCGGGAGGGACACGACCGAAAAGAAAGAAGCCGAAGAGAACCTGGCCCGCAAGAATGAAGAACTGCATGCTGCCTACGAACAGCTGACCGCGACCGAAGAGGAACTGCGGGCAAATTATGAAGAGCTCAGCCGAAGCGAACAGGAGCTCCGGCTCAGTGAAGAACGATACCGGAACGTTGTGGAGGACCAGACAGAATTTATCTGCCGGTTTACCCCGGATGGAACACATCTCTTTGTCAATGAGGCCTACTGCCGGTATTTCGGGAAAAAGCGCGAAGATATTATCGGCCATTCCTTTATGCCGGATGTCCCACCGGAGGATCGCTCCCTCCTCAAGGCCCATTTTGCGTCATTCAATCCCAATCACCCTGTACATTCTGTTGAACACCGGATCATCATGCCATCCGGTGAAGTACGGTGGCAGCAGTGGTCGGAAAGGGCTGTTTATAATGAAATGGGTGTTGTGACTGAGTACCAGTCCGTAGGAAGGGACATCACCAGCCGCAAGCGCACCGAATTTGCATTATCCGAAGCGAATATAAAACTCAACCTCCTGTCCAGTATAACCCGGCATGACGTTCTCAATCAGCTGACGGTTCTCCAGGGATATTGCGGGCTGGTTGAGGGAAAGATAACGGATTCCCTGACCCGTGGGTGGATCGAGAGAGCAATCCAGGCCAGTGAAGTGATTCGCAGCCAGATCCTGTTCACCCAGCAATACCAGGATCTTGGTATGCAGAAACCTCTCTGGCAGGATATCTCTCTGACTGCCATGATAATCTGCCAGAATAACGGTTTTTCACAGGTCTTCATCGATGAGAATCTGGCCGGTGTCGAGATATTTGCCGACCCGCTCCTCAAAACGGTTTTTTACCATCTTTTTGAGAATGCAGTCATGCACGGGAACAAGATGACCCGTATTACCGTACAGGGAAAGACGACTCCTTCAGGGTTCACCCTTATTGTTGAAGATGACGGGGATGGAATCCGTCATGATGACAAAAAAACAATTTTCCAGAAAGGGTATGGCAAACATACCGGTCTTGGGCTGTATCTCGTCCGGGAGGTACTGATGATCACGGGGCTTACGATCGAGGAAACCGGTGAACCCGGTGAGGGGGCCCGTTTTGAGATCCGGGTTCCTGCGGATATGTACCGGGGATCCTTAAAAACCAGGCAATAG
- a CDS encoding flavodoxin domain-containing protein, producing MTVRILVAYATRNGSTAEIAEAIGKELEKTGTNVTVAEISTIRSLEGYTAVVIGGPLYMGRMDGPVIKFVKKFLVELAYVPVAVFAVGLAPKDPKPEAVGMAMEALTRATEPLTPVSSILFAGRLDPARLGFFMRKFMEMAKIPYGDFRNWDAIAAWARELPEKLQIKK from the coding sequence ATGACTGTCCGGATACTTGTTGCATACGCCACCCGGAACGGCTCAACTGCGGAAATTGCAGAAGCGATTGGAAAAGAACTGGAAAAGACCGGAACTAACGTAACAGTAGCAGAAATATCAACCATCCGGTCACTTGAAGGGTATACCGCAGTCGTGATCGGCGGGCCGCTCTATATGGGAAGAATGGACGGTCCGGTGATAAAATTTGTAAAAAAGTTCCTTGTGGAACTGGCGTACGTTCCCGTTGCAGTGTTTGCAGTCGGGCTTGCCCCGAAAGATCCAAAACCCGAGGCAGTCGGAATGGCTATGGAGGCTCTTACCAGGGCCACAGAACCCCTCACCCCCGTCTCTTCTATCCTGTTCGCCGGCAGACTGGATCCGGCCAGGCTCGGTTTTTTCATGCGCAAATTCATGGAGATGGCAAAGATACCCTATGGCGATTTCCGCAACTGGGATGCTATCGCCGCATGGGCCAGGGAGCTGCCGGAAAAGCTGCAAATAAAAAAGTAG
- a CDS encoding PKD domain-containing protein — MHDDHALNEMIAAVLIIALVIAMAALVFLFSSGMLSNLTKPTFIAPKISAATVSGKDVIDVSNLGGDVIYLNVPKLHYNEMGVYVDTPDGTSKAQPLPGVDQFSPGKTLYIFKGPDGYRIADNPADLASPSAQSVPADQVAVRLVDENSQLLLAKWGDAAGSVPSPVPTPTPTVTPSPTPSPDPVKAAFSRDPGQGVVPLTVRFTDASTGPVTAWHWTFGDGGTTAEQNPSHLFTKTGDYTVSLTVSNATGGTDTFTWPGCVRGMIRADFIGSPVSGPAPLAVQFTDTSVPDPATWRWDFGDGDTGNSSQRNPVHIFRNAGTYTVKLTASDTGGSDTAVKPGYITVQNLPAPVAGFTGTPVSGTAPLFVQFTDTSTGSPTVWSWDFGDGDTTNSTLQNPVHRYTKTGSFTVTLQSGNQGGTSTPFTRPGYITVSSSPTPLTISWVWPDNLRHGHTHKDVDVEGTGFIETGTTRVLLQHAGEKDIEGEWVKVLRPTHLIFDLDLPQSATPGDWDLTVINPDGRTCTLKDGFEIKT; from the coding sequence ATGCATGATGATCACGCGCTCAACGAGATGATAGCTGCCGTCCTGATTATTGCTCTCGTGATTGCCATGGCCGCATTGGTTTTTCTTTTCTCTTCAGGTATGTTGTCAAACCTCACCAAACCAACATTTATTGCCCCGAAGATCAGTGCCGCGACCGTCAGTGGAAAAGATGTAATAGACGTCTCCAATCTGGGAGGGGATGTCATCTATCTCAATGTGCCCAAACTCCACTATAACGAGATGGGTGTGTATGTCGATACGCCGGATGGCACTTCCAAGGCCCAGCCATTGCCGGGGGTAGATCAGTTCAGCCCCGGTAAAACGCTCTATATCTTTAAAGGACCGGATGGATACAGAATCGCTGACAACCCGGCCGATCTCGCATCTCCGTCTGCCCAGTCGGTTCCTGCCGACCAGGTGGCAGTCCGGCTCGTGGACGAAAATTCGCAGCTTCTCCTTGCAAAGTGGGGAGATGCAGCAGGTTCAGTCCCTTCTCCGGTTCCCACGCCTACACCGACAGTAACCCCTTCACCAACTCCGTCTCCTGATCCAGTGAAAGCCGCCTTTTCCCGGGATCCGGGGCAGGGTGTTGTACCGTTAACGGTCCGGTTCACGGATGCATCGACCGGCCCCGTTACCGCGTGGCACTGGACATTTGGCGATGGCGGAACAACGGCTGAACAGAATCCGTCCCATCTCTTTACAAAAACCGGAGATTATACCGTGAGCCTGACGGTTTCCAATGCAACCGGCGGTACGGATACTTTTACGTGGCCCGGGTGCGTCCGGGGAATGATCAGGGCGGATTTTATTGGCTCACCGGTATCCGGTCCGGCGCCTCTTGCCGTGCAGTTCACGGATACATCAGTTCCGGATCCGGCAACCTGGCGGTGGGATTTTGGTGACGGGGATACCGGAAACTCATCGCAGAGGAACCCGGTGCATATTTTCAGGAATGCAGGCACCTATACCGTAAAACTGACCGCATCGGATACCGGGGGATCCGATACCGCGGTAAAGCCCGGCTATATCACTGTTCAGAACCTGCCCGCTCCGGTGGCCGGTTTCACCGGCACTCCGGTTTCAGGAACTGCCCCCCTTTTTGTCCAGTTCACGGACACCTCCACGGGGAGCCCTACCGTGTGGTCATGGGACTTCGGGGATGGGGATACAACCAACAGCACCCTGCAGAACCCGGTTCACCGGTATACAAAGACGGGAAGTTTTACGGTGACTTTGCAATCGGGCAACCAGGGTGGCACCAGCACCCCGTTCACACGACCGGGCTACATAACGGTCTCCAGTTCCCCGACGCCACTCACGATCTCGTGGGTCTGGCCGGACAACCTCAGACATGGCCACACTCACAAGGATGTGGATGTGGAGGGAACCGGCTTTATCGAGACAGGGACGACCCGGGTTCTCCTGCAGCATGCCGGCGAGAAGGATATCGAAGGCGAATGGGTCAAGGTGCTTCGCCCGACCCACCTGATCTTCGATCTCGATCTTCCCCAGAGTGCAACACCGGGGGACTGGGATCTCACGGTCATCAATCCTGATGGCAGGACCTGTACCCTGAAAGATGGGTTTGAGATAAAAACCTGA
- a CDS encoding YHS domain-containing protein: MATDPVCLMIVDEDDAKYTSVYKNQKYYFCCNWCKKQFEENTKRYTRIANEVSVNLKEIT, translated from the coding sequence ATGGCAACCGATCCCGTATGTCTGATGATTGTTGATGAAGACGATGCAAAGTACACGAGTGTGTACAAGAACCAGAAATATTATTTCTGCTGTAACTGGTGCAAGAAGCAGTTCGAGGAGAACACGAAGCGCTATACCCGGATTGCCAACGAGGTCAGTGTAAACTTAAAAGAAATCACCTGA
- a CDS encoding sodium-translocating pyrophosphatase has translation MIENVLLIVIAICIIALALAAILTRNLLSQDEGTPKMREVADAIRVGAEAFIKRQYSTIAVLAIVTAVVIFAIYYLTGQQSIALATAASFVVGAACSAVAGVVAMWIAVRTNIRTASAAQTSDGKALDFSFRGGAISGLIITSMSLLGVSLTYIALGADPTHTPFVIIGFAFGASFVALFAQLGGGIYTKAADVGADIVGKVEAGIPEDDVRNPATIADLVGDNVGDCAGRGADLFESTAAENIGAMILGVALFPIFGVNGILFPIVMCSLGLLASMIGILSVKGKDGADPMDAMNRGYYITAIISAFFLFGGVYYLLGATPGWIYFVIAGLVGIALSVAFLRVTLYYTDHHYRPVQDIANSSETGAGTNIIMGFSVGLETTAVPAVLIGVSLLLSYWCGTMTGIPQGGLYGTAVATIGMLMVCAYVLTMDTFGPIADNAGGIVEMSGAPDAVRHRMDKLDAAGNTTKALTKGYAIGSASLAVFLLFNAYMADIAKLTGKAFEVVNLASLPVFVGALIGAMLVFLFASLAIRAVSKTAQYVIEEVRVQFRDPGIMAGTKKPDYARVIDITTQGALKNMVLPGALVILFPIVIGVTMKYEALAGFLMVATITGILLALILNNSGGAWDNAKKYIETGVHGGKKSEAHKAAVIGDTVGDPFKDTAGPSLHVLIKLLATLTLVLAPIFI, from the coding sequence ATGATCGAAAACGTATTACTAATCGTGATTGCGATCTGTATCATCGCTCTGGCCCTTGCCGCAATCCTGACGCGTAACCTCCTCTCGCAGGACGAGGGAACGCCCAAGATGCGCGAGGTTGCCGATGCGATCCGGGTGGGTGCGGAAGCATTCATCAAGCGCCAGTATTCGACTATCGCCGTGCTTGCCATCGTAACTGCAGTGGTGATCTTTGCTATTTATTATCTCACCGGACAGCAATCGATTGCCCTTGCTACGGCAGCATCTTTTGTGGTTGGTGCAGCCTGCAGTGCAGTCGCCGGCGTTGTTGCCATGTGGATTGCTGTCAGGACCAACATCCGCACGGCATCCGCAGCGCAGACCAGCGACGGGAAGGCACTTGACTTCTCATTCCGCGGCGGGGCCATCTCCGGTCTGATCATCACCTCGATGTCACTCCTCGGTGTCTCGCTGACCTATATCGCCCTCGGTGCAGACCCGACCCACACCCCGTTCGTCATCATCGGGTTCGCCTTCGGTGCCTCGTTCGTTGCACTCTTCGCCCAGCTCGGTGGCGGTATCTACACGAAAGCCGCTGATGTCGGTGCAGACATTGTCGGCAAGGTCGAAGCAGGTATCCCTGAAGACGATGTCCGGAACCCGGCCACCATTGCAGACCTCGTTGGCGACAACGTTGGCGACTGTGCTGGCCGTGGCGCTGACCTCTTCGAGTCCACTGCAGCCGAGAACATCGGTGCAATGATCCTCGGTGTCGCGCTCTTCCCGATCTTCGGTGTCAACGGGATCCTTTTTCCGATCGTCATGTGTTCGCTCGGTCTCCTCGCGAGCATGATCGGTATCCTCTCGGTCAAGGGCAAAGACGGTGCCGACCCGATGGACGCCATGAACCGCGGGTACTACATCACCGCAATCATCTCTGCGTTCTTCCTCTTCGGCGGAGTCTATTATCTCCTCGGTGCAACACCCGGCTGGATATACTTCGTCATTGCAGGTCTCGTGGGTATTGCCCTTTCCGTAGCCTTCCTCAGGGTCACTCTCTACTATACCGACCACCACTACCGCCCGGTCCAGGATATCGCGAATTCCTCTGAGACCGGCGCAGGAACCAACATCATTATGGGATTCTCGGTCGGTCTCGAGACCACCGCGGTCCCGGCGGTCCTTATCGGGGTTTCCCTGCTCCTCTCCTACTGGTGCGGAACCATGACCGGGATCCCCCAGGGCGGCCTCTACGGCACTGCCGTTGCAACCATCGGTATGCTGATGGTCTGTGCCTACGTCCTTACCATGGACACCTTCGGCCCCATTGCCGACAATGCCGGTGGTATCGTTGAGATGAGCGGCGCACCGGATGCAGTCCGGCACCGCATGGACAAGCTCGATGCAGCCGGCAACACCACCAAGGCACTGACCAAGGGCTATGCCATCGGCAGTGCATCCCTCGCAGTCTTCCTGCTCTTCAATGCCTACATGGCCGACATTGCCAAGCTCACCGGCAAGGCATTCGAGGTCGTCAACCTGGCAAGCCTGCCCGTCTTTGTCGGGGCACTCATCGGCGCAATGCTCGTCTTCCTCTTTGCAAGCCTCGCCATCCGTGCAGTCTCCAAGACAGCGCAATATGTTATCGAAGAGGTCCGTGTCCAGTTCAGGGACCCCGGTATCATGGCAGGAACAAAGAAGCCCGACTATGCCCGTGTCATTGATATCACGACCCAGGGTGCGCTGAAGAACATGGTCCTTCCGGGCGCTCTCGTGATCCTGTTCCCGATCGTCATCGGTGTCACCATGAAGTACGAGGCTCTCGCGGGCTTCCTCATGGTCGCAACCATCACCGGTATCCTCCTTGCACTCATCCTGAACAACAGCGGTGGTGCATGGGACAATGCCAAGAAATACATCGAGACCGGTGTCCATGGCGGCAAGAAGAGCGAGGCCCACAAGGCAGCGGTCATCGGAGATACCGTCGGCGACCCGTTCAAGGACACAGCCGGCCCGTCGCTTCACGTGCTCATCAAGCTTCTTGCTACCTTGACGCTCGTGCTTGCGCCAATCTTCATCTGA